A stretch of Prunus dulcis chromosome 6, ALMONDv2, whole genome shotgun sequence DNA encodes these proteins:
- the LOC117631253 gene encoding V-type proton ATPase subunit G-like, whose translation MASNRGQGGIQQLLAAEQEAQHIVNAARSAKMARLKQAKDEAAKEIAEYRAQMELEFQKKVAASSGDSGANVKRLELETEQKIKHLSTEAARISSDVVQMLLKQVTTVKN comes from the exons ATGGCATCCAACAGGGGTCAAGGTGGAATTCAGCAACTGTTGGCTGCAGAACAAGAAGCTCAACACATTGTCAATGCTGCCAGAAGTG CAAAAATGGCTAGATTGAAACAAGCTAAAGATGAGGCTGCAAAGGAGATTGCTGAATACCGTGCCCAAATGGAGCTTGAGTTCCAGAAGAAAGTTGCAGCG AGCAGTGGAGATTCAGGGGCTAATGTGAAGCGTCTGGAACTTGAAACCGAGCAGAAGATCAAGCACCTCTCGACAGAGGCCGCAAGGATCTCAAGTGATGTTGTGCAAATGCTTCTGAAGCAGGTAACGACGGTGAAGAATTAA
- the LOC117631250 gene encoding serine/threonine-protein kinase-like protein CCR1 produces MQTHQALSGFSRSAPPLLLLLLLCSTTASGFGSMGPISASFGKDGFFCAIDASGKQDVVCWGKNSSSSTPSSASSSASAFLSNIPAMAALSGGEGFLCGILANTSLAYCWSSIAPGIDLVPPIFKTTAYSHIAAGKNHVCAIRGSYYSDHEFGTVDCWEIFETWNKSLSSKQSTLFSGHSISNLVFKKVVSGEGFSCGGVRDGGLICWGPNSSNLGVSGPVDNFTALASGRASLCGISDFGELKCWGDTDLLAGYPNGTQYVSLAAGEHHFCGVREDNHGIECWGIFNSSLIPKASGFVAIASSDFTTCGIREDDLVIDCWAANASSSPPEYDPPLELCSPGLCTPGFCGEGKFAFNASILNEADLTSLCVRKDLTICSPCGSNCSEGFFLSSSCTEHADRVCTACSLCQNSSCWDICGLQTPPEMRKKIWHHVRRLVIIFGSSALGFLLILVSWCLLPRLTTSRKEEGNKKQFKSCIGKAELEADNNEDSHPFPSVVSCPGMAQVFRLSELKDATNGFKEFNELGRGSYGFVYKAVLADGQQVAVKRANAATIIHTNSRDFEVELEVLCKIRHCNIVNLLGYCSEMGERLLVYEYMPHGTLHDHLHGGLSALNWVLRLKISMQAAKGLEYLHKEFVPPIVHRDVKSSNILLDSEWNARIADFGLLTSNDKDHSGDLESDVYNFGIVLLEMLSGRKAFDRDYTPPSIVEWAVPLIKQNKAAAIIDRYVALPRNVEPLLKLADIAGLAVKENPTERPAMSDIASWLEHIVKDGLTF; encoded by the coding sequence ATGCAAACCCACCAAGCCCTTTCTGGGTTCTCTCGCTCTGCACCTCCTCTGCTTCTTCTCCTGCTCTTATGCTCCACAACCGCATCTGGGTTCGGATCAATGGGCCCcatctctgcttcttttgGCAAAGATGGCTTTTTTTGTGCCATAGACGCTAGTGGCAAGCAGGACGTGGTTTGCTGGGGAAAGAACAGCTCTTCATCTACTCCATCTTCGGCTTCTTCCTCGGCTTCGGCCTTTCTCAGCAACATTCCAGCGATGGCTGCCCTCTCGGGCGGTGAAGGCTTTCTTTGTGGCATTTTAGCGAACACGTCGCTGGCATATTGTTGGAGCTCCATTGCCCCAGGTATAGATCTCGTACCTCCCATATTCAAGACCACTGCTTATTCTCATATTGCTGCTGGGAAGAACCATGTGTGTGCCATTAGAGGGTCATATTACTCTGATCATGAGTTTGGTACAGTGGATTGTTGGGAAATTTTTGAAACTTGGAACAAAAGTTTGAGTTCCAAACAGAGCACTCTGTTTTCTGGCCACTCTATTAGCAATCTTGTGTTCAAAAAGGTTGTTTCTGGTGAAGGATTTAGCTGTGGTGGGGTTAGAGATGGAGGGCTTATTTGCTGGGGACCCAATTCTTCTAATCTAGGGGTTTCAGGTCCAGTAGATAATTTCACAGCTTTAGCTTCAGGGAGGGCCTCACTTTGTGGGATTTCAGATTTTGGTGAGTTGAAATGTTGGGGTGATACTGACTTGTTAGCTGGTTATCCAAATGGAACCCAGTATGTGTCTTTGGCAGCTGGTGAGCACCATTTTTGTGGGGTTCGAGAAGACAATCATGGAATTGAGTGTTGGGGGATCTTTAACTCTTCTTTGATTCCAAAGGCTTCTGGATTCGTGGCGATTGCTTCATCAGATTTTACTACTTGTGGGATCAGGGAAGATGATTTGGTGATTGATTGCTGGGCTGCTAATGCCTCTTCCTCACCACCTGAGTATGATCCTCCATTGGAATTGTGCAGTCCAGGTCTTTGCACTCCTGGTTTTTGTGGGGAAGGGAAGTTTGCTTTCAATGCCAGCATCCTTAATGAGGCTGATTTGACAAGCTTGTGTGTTAGGAAAGATCTAACCATTTGTTCACCTTGTGGGTCAAATTGTTCTGAAGGATTCTTCTTGTCCAGCTCATGTACTGAACATGCTGACAGAGTGTGCACAGCTTGCTCTCTTTGCCAAAACAGCTCTTGTTGGGATATTTGTGGGCTTCAAACACCACCAGaaatgaggaagaagatttgGCATCATGTGCGTAGGTTGGTGATCATATTTGGGTCTTCTGCTTTGGGTTTTTTGTTGATATTAGTTAGTTGGTGTCTTCTTCCCCGATTAACAACTTCTcgaaaagaagaagggaaCAAAAAGCAGTTTAAATCTTGCATTGGGAAAGCAGAGTTGGAAGCTGACAATAATGAGGATTCACACCCTTTTCCATCTGTAGTTTCCTGTCCTGGAATGGCTCAAGTTTTCCGACTCTCAGAACTAAAAGATGCCACCAACGGATTCAAGGAGTTCAATGAGCTTGGCAGGGGAAGCTATGGCTTTGTTTACAAAGCTGTGCTAGCAGATGGACAGCAAGTTGCAGTCAAGAGAGCAAATGCTGCCACTATAATTCACACGAACAGTCGGGACTTCGAAGTGGAATTAGAGGTCCTTTGCAAAATCCGCCACTGTAATATTGTGAACTTGTTGGGTTACTGCTCAGAGATGGGGGAGAGGCTGCTTGTATATGAGTATATGCCCCATGGGACACTTCATGACCACCTCCATGGTGGGCTTTCTGCCCTGAACTGGGTCCTCaggttgaaaatttcaatgcaGGCTGCTAAGGGGCTTGAGTACCTTCACAAGGAATTTGTGCCTCCCATCGTTCATCGGGATGTCAAGTCCTCAAACATTCTTTTGGATTCTGAATGGAATGCACGAATTGCAGATTTCGGGCTCCTTACATCTAATGACAAGGATCATAGTGGAGATTTAGAAAGTGATGTTTACAACTTTGGAATAGTATTGCTTGAGATGCTCAGCGGAAGGAAAGCATTCGACAGAGATTACACTCCTCCTAGCATTGTCGAGTGGGCAGTACCTTTAATTAAACAGAACAAGGCAGCTGCCATAATTGATCGTTACGTAGCTCTTCCAAGAAATGTTGAGCCATTGCTTAAGCTTGCTGATATAGCAGGACTGGCTGTAAAGGAAAATCCTACCGAGCGTCCTGCAATGTCGGATATTGCATCTTGGTTGGAGCATATTGTGAAAGATGGTTTGACCTTCTAA
- the LOC117631251 gene encoding putative serine/threonine-protein kinase, producing MKFPIPCTSCFFSSPQKVVENGMQDGENQESFRIFSSKELKSATNGFHSSKKLGEGGFGSVYKGRLRDGSLVAIKVLSTEIESMRGEREFIAELSTLSVIRHENLVRLQGCCVDGAGRYLVYDYMENNSLTHTLLGGEQNRMRFSWDARRHISLGIARGLAYLHEEVEPHILHRDIKASNILLDENFTPKVGDFGLSKLLRDNHSHISTRVAGTIGYLAPEYAISGRLTRKSDVYSFGVLLLEIVSGRAVVDFDLELGEHHLVQKAWEAFKAGNLVQLVDPTLQMNFPEDEAVRFLKLGLLCVQEMAKLRPPMSRAVKILSGEVDIKDSQISQPGLISDIMEIKMGQQQSCDQSTFSKASTASSTQNQSRSEDFVMSL from the exons ATGAAGTTCCCAATTCCCTGCACAAGTTGCTTCTTCTCCTCACCTCAAAAGGTCGTGGAAAACGGGATGCAAG ATGGAGAAAATCAAGAAAGCTTCAGAATTTTCTCTTCCAAGGAATTGAAGTCTGCCACTAATGGCTTCCATTCCTCAAAAAAGCTTGGAGAAGGTGGCTTTGGCTCTGTCTATAAG GGTCGGCTTAGAGATGGCAGCCTTGTGGCTATAAAAGTGCTTTCCACTGAAATTGAATCTAtgagaggagagagggagTTCATTGCAGAATTGTCTACTCTGTCTGTAATCAGACATGAAAACCTTGTTAGGCTTCAAGGGTGTTGTGTTGATGGAGCTGGCAGATATTTGGTCTACGATTACATGGAAAACAATAGCCTCACACACACTTTACTTG GTGGAGAGCAAAACAGGATGAGATTTAGTTGGGATGCAAGGAGGCATATTTCATTAGGGATAGCTCGAGGACTTGCCTATCTGCACGAGGAGGTTGAACCTCACATTCTGCACAGAGACATTAAAGCCAGTAACATACTTCTTGATGAGAATTTCACACCAAAAGTTGGTGACTTCGGCTTATCAAAGCTGTTAAGAGACAACCATTCTCACATTAGTACTCGTGTAGCAGGGACAAT AGGTTATCTTGCTCCAGAATATGCAATTAGCGGGCGTTTGACGCGAAAATCAGATGTTTATAGCTTCGGAGTACTGCTGTTAGAAATTGTCAGCGGCCGTGCAGTTGTGGATTTCGACTTGGAACTTGGGGAGCATCACCTGGTTCAGAAG GCATGGGAAGCATTCAAGGCCGGTAATCTTGTACAATTAGTTGATCCTACACTTCAAATGAACTTTCCTGAAGATGAAGCCGTCCGGTTCTTAAAGTTAGGCCTTCTTTGTGTGCAAGAGATGGCCAAGCTCCGGCCGCCAATGTCAAGGGCTGTTAAGATTTTGTCTGGTGAGGTAGACATAAAAGATTCTCAGATTTCACAACCGGGACTTATTTCTGATATCATGGAAATCAAAATGGGGCAACAGCAGTCATGTGATCAGAGCACTTTCTCCAAAGCCTCCACAGCCAGTAGCACGCAAAACCAGAGTAGATCTGAGGACTTTGTGATGTCCTTATAA